Proteins co-encoded in one Symmachiella macrocystis genomic window:
- a CDS encoding HNH endonuclease, with the protein MPTPATVTAKMIMELIERQRFRCALSGRELTPENASLDHIVPLSRGGTHEISNLWVVDQQVNAAKSTLTVEEFVAMCREITVRHAKSP; encoded by the coding sequence ATGCCAACACCCGCGACTGTCACCGCCAAGATGATCATGGAACTGATTGAACGCCAACGTTTCCGCTGTGCTCTCAGCGGACGCGAACTCACTCCAGAGAATGCTTCGCTCGACCACATTGTCCCGCTCTCCCGCGGTGGAACGCACGAGATCAGCAATCTATGGGTCGTCGATCAACAGGTTAACGCGGCAAAAAGCACGTTGACCGTCGAGGAGTTTGTGGCAATGTGCCGTGAGATAACAGTCCGCCACGCCAAGTCACCGTAA
- a CDS encoding DUF2924 domain-containing protein — translation MSLSIGQEVATLRKMTVKELRVKYAELFDDETRTGNKAWLIKRIAWRMQAQAEGGLSKRARQRADELANEADLRMSPPKLTPESPSPSELTTTSTVTFSRDQRLPLPGTVLTREYKGQTVQVRVLEHGFEHDGQVYRSLIAVAKAITGTHTNGYLFFRLRKEARR, via the coding sequence ATGTCGTTGAGCATTGGTCAAGAAGTTGCCACACTGAGAAAGATGACCGTCAAGGAGCTCCGTGTGAAATACGCGGAACTCTTCGATGACGAAACCCGCACAGGTAACAAGGCTTGGCTGATCAAGCGGATCGCTTGGCGAATGCAGGCTCAGGCGGAAGGCGGCTTGTCGAAGCGCGCCCGCCAGCGGGCGGACGAATTGGCGAATGAAGCCGATCTGCGAATGTCACCGCCGAAGTTGACGCCGGAATCCCCGTCGCCGTCAGAGTTGACCACCACATCCACAGTGACGTTCTCCCGCGATCAGCGTCTGCCGTTGCCAGGGACGGTGCTGACCCGCGAGTACAAAGGACAAACCGTACAAGTCCGTGTCTTGGAACATGGTTTTGAGCACGATGGCCAAGTCTACCGATCTTTGATTGCTGTGGCCAAAGCAATCACCGGCACGCATACCAACGGTTACCTCTTCTTTCGGTTGCGAAAGGAGGCGCGCCGATGA